From Cyclopterus lumpus isolate fCycLum1 chromosome 4, fCycLum1.pri, whole genome shotgun sequence, a single genomic window includes:
- the mettl13 gene encoding LOW QUALITY PROTEIN: eEF1A lysine and N-terminal methyltransferase (The sequence of the model RefSeq protein was modified relative to this genomic sequence to represent the inferred CDS: inserted 1 base in 1 codon), which yields MNLLPRTAEEFSSAEYWERFFKKRGEKAFEWYGDYNKLCGVLHKYIKVQDKVLVVGCGNSELSEQMYDVGYKRLTNIDISETVVTHMNQRNAERRPGLTFQQVDATQTPYEEASYQAALDKGTLDAVASEEEGALARSMLTEVGRVLGVGGRYVCVTLAQESVVKLAVEHFVQLGWAVRLHCLQEETGNEEDSFALPVFVLVCTKFRQPMPAPILEMCLGEDGAPARLARVADLLSAVRERQAYAVLKKRLRTSTDAGSNLSLSLCHAKTGLPRYTLTVQDCPPGAKVPRSNQFAIFIVPQGSETAWLYSSAEGRRQLAASANFRRLVVAAMHRNQEYTDMQAVQSELSPMVMDLAPPGMPANQQVPFLSVGGDLGWREEVXQGLSELSGEYCVENVKGEDGELYRRLVFLSNAALVQSESRLVPSGSASSHKKRNKKKAKPTASCASLSVDSGFLCCAHHEVMVAGLAALGSARQRTKVDVPLSVLLVGLGGGGLPQFLRDFVPDATVEVVELDPVVMQVAKEWFGFRPDERLTVTLGDGLERICALEKGGDRLFDVVMFDVDNKDSTVGMSCPPAAFVEASILQKVCRLLTPRGVFILNLVCRDSALRKSVRERVSAAFPTVLSRKVEGEVNEVLLCSRGADVSSSDAAAAALTLPSLNRAAKSLQGALLRSGGNGTGSRPHIDVAELLKDLRVE from the exons ATGAATCTGTTACCCCGCACAGCCGAAGAGTTCAGCTCCGCGGAGTACTGGGAGAGGTTTTTTAAGAAGCGCGGAGAGAAGGCTTTCGAGTGGTACGGAGACTACAACAAGCTCTGCGGCGTGCTGCACAAATACATCAAGGTCCAAGATAAG GTGCTGGTGGTCGGCTGCGGCAACTCTGAGCTGAGCGAGCAGATGTACGACGTCGGCTACAAACGCCTGACCAACATTGACATCAGCGAGACGGTGGTGACCCATATGAACCAGAGGAACGCCGAGCGCCGGCCGGGCCTCACCTTCCAGCAGGTGGACGCTACTCAGACGCCCTACGAGGAGGCCAGCTACCAGGCCGCTCTGGACAAGGGCACGCTGGACGCCGTGGCATCGGAGGAAGAGGGAGCCCTGGCCAGGAGCATGCTCACTGAG gTGGGCCGCGTGCTCGGCGTCGGCGGGCGCTACGTCTGCGTGACGCTGGCGCAGGAGAGCGTGGTCAAGTTGGCCGTGGAGCACTTCGTCCAGCTGGGGTGGGCTGTGAGGCTCCACTGCCTGCAGGAGGAAACCGGGAACGAAGAGGACTCCTTCGCTCTGCCCGTCTTCGTGCTGGTCTGCACCAAGTTCCGTCAGCCGATGCCCGCGCCCATCCTGGAGATGTGTCTCGGGGAAGACGGGGCCCCGGCGCGTCTGGCGCGCGTGGCGGACTTGCTGTCGGCCGTGCGGGAGCGGCAGGCTTACGCCGTGTTGAAAAAGAGGCTCCGCACGAGCACGGACGCCGGCTCCAACCTCTCCCTCAGCCTCTGCCACGCCAAGACCGGCCTCCCCCGATACACTCTCACGGTGCAGGATTGTCCGCCGGGGGCCAAGGTGCCCAGGTCCAACCAGTTTGCTATTTTTATTG TGCCGCAGGGCAGCGAGACCGCCTGGCTCTACAGCTCCGCCGAGGGGCGGCGGCAGCTGGCGGCCAGCGCTAACTTCCGCCGCCTGGTCGTCGCGGCAATGCACCGGAACCAGGAGTACACGGACATGCAGGCCGTCCAGTCGGAGCTCTCGCCGATGGTGATGGACCTGGCTCCACCGGGCATGCCGGCCAACCAGCAG GTGCCGTTCCTGTCGGTCGGAGGGGACCTGGGCTGGCGTGAGGAGG AGCAGGGGCTGAGCGAGCTGAGCGGGGAGTACTGCGTGGAGAACGTCAAGGGAGAAGACGGGGAGCTGTACCGGAGACTCGTTTTCCTCTCCAATGCTGCTCTTGTCCAATCGGAGAGCCGCCTCGTCCCGTCGGGTAGCG CATCGAGTCacaagaagagaaacaaaaagaaggcGAAGCCGACCGCGTCCTGCGCCTCGCTGTCGGTGGACAGCGGCTTCCTCTGCTGCGCCCACCATGAAGTCATGGTGGCCGGCCTCGCCGCGCTCGGGTCGGCACGCCAGAGAACAAAGGTCG ACGTCCCGCTGTCGGTGCTCCTGGTGGGGCTCGGTGGGGGAGGCCTGCCCCAGTTTCTACGGGACTTTGTGCCCGACGCCACCGTCGAGGTGGTGGAGCTAGACCCCGTCGTGATGCAAGTGGCGAAGGAGTGGTTCGGCTTCCGACCGGACGAGCGCTTGACCGTCACCCTCGGAGACGGCCTCGAGCGCATCTGCGCCCTGGAGAAAGGAG GCGATCGCTTGTTCGACGTGGTCATGTTCGACGTGGACAACAAAGACAGCACTGTGGGTATGAGCTGCCCCCCTGCCGCCTTTGTGGAAGCCTCCATCCTGCAGAAAGTCTGCAGACTGCTTACCCCCAGAG gtgTGTTCATCCTGAACCTCGTGTGTCGCGACTCGGCCCTGAGGAAAAGCGTGCGGGAGCGCGTGAGCGCCGCGTTTCCCACAGTCCTCTCTCGGAAGGTCGAAGGGGAGGTCAACGAGGTGCTGCTGTGCTCTCGCGGAGCGGACGTGTCGTCGTcggacgccgccgccgccgcgctcACCCTCCCGTCCCTGAACCGGGCGGCCAAGAGTCTGCAGGGCGCGCTGCTGCGCTCCGGCGGGAATGGAACCGGCAGCCGGCCGCACATCGACGTGGCGGAGCTGTTGAAGGACCTCAGAGTGGAGTAA
- the itpa gene encoding inosine triphosphate pyrophosphatase isoform X1: MAAPAGRSVVFVTGNAKKLEEVIQILGDRFPYKLVSKKIDLPEYQGEPDDISIQKCKEAAQQIDGPVIVEDTCLCFKALGGLPGPYIKWFLDKLKPEGLYKLLAGFEDKSAWALCTFAFSAGKDEPVQLFRGKTEGHIVEPRGPRDFGWDPCFQPEGYDKTYAELPKEVKNTISHRYRALAAMSEHFSQTNDASPQGEKKKKKNQED, translated from the exons ATGGCTGCGCCTGCCGGGAGGTCGGTGGTCTTCGTGACTGGAAACGCGAAAAAACTCGAAGAG GTCATTCAGATCCTGGGAGACAGGTTTCCATACAAACTAGTGTCCAAAAAGATTGACT TGCCCGAATACCAAGGGGAGCCAGATGACATTTCCATACAGAAGTGTAAGGAGGCTGCACAGCAG ATTGACGGGCCGGTCATAGTGGAGGACACCTGTCTGTGTTTCAAGGCTCTGGGAGGCCTGCCCGGTCCTTACAT aaAGTGGTTCCTGGATAAACTCAAGCCAGAAG GCTTGTACAAACTCCTCGCTGGGTTTGAAGATAAATCGGCGTGGGCTCTCTGCACCTTTGCTTTCTCTGCTGGGAAAGATGAACCAGTGCAGCTGTTCAGAGGGAAAACGGAG GGACACATTGTGGAACCCAGGGGTCCTCGAGACTTTGGATGGGATCCCTGTTTCCAGCCAGAGGGATATGACAAAAC CTACGCCGAACTCCCCAAAGAGGTGAAGAACACCATCTCTCACCGCTACCGGGCGCTTGCTGCCATGTCTGAGCACTTCTCACAAACCAACGACGCCTCACCGCAgggcgagaagaagaagaagaagaaccaggaggactga
- the rangrf gene encoding ran guanine nucleotide release factor, producing MQSVAESRPLFGGALSAVFPRGAADASELREIPDNQEVFAHERTDQSLIVELVEYQGQVADRDAARYHFEDIAGSNKASEPGAFEVTGVARVSESELSLAHCSSAWTLTGTQRVSKFNEEARNTVTLHLGLVRLPRFSTDLLVTFNDPQRINPESSSAASAEETHGDPWTVQDFRVLLQTLTLHNPGLFG from the coding sequence atgcagagcGTCGCCGAGTCCCGTCCCCTGTTCGGCGGCGCGCTGTCGGCCGTCTTCCCCCGCGGCGCCGCGGACGCCAGCGAGCTGCGGGAGATCCCGGACAACCAGGAGGTGTTCGCCCACGAGCGCACCGACCAGAGCCTGATCGTGGAGCTGGTCGAGTACCAGGGTCAGGTGGCGGACCGGGACGCCGCCCGGTATCACTTCGAGGACATCGCCGGCAGCAACAAGGCGTCGGAGCCCGGTGCGTTCGAAGTGACCGGCGTCGCGCGCGTGTCCGAGTCCGAGCTGTCGCTCGCGCACTGCAGCTCCGCGTGGACGCTGACCGGCACGCAGCGCGTGTCCAAATTCAACGAGGAGGCGAGGAACACGGTGACCCTGCACCTGGGTCTGGTGCGGCTGCCGCGGTTCTCCACGGACCTCCTGGTCACCTTCAACGACCCGCAGAGGATCAACCCGGAGAGCAGCAGCGCTGCGTCGGCGGAGGAGACCCACGGGGACCCCTGGACGGTGCAGGACTTCCGGGTCTTGTTGCAGACTCTGACCCTGCACAACCCGGGGCTGTTTGGCTAG
- the itpa gene encoding inosine triphosphate pyrophosphatase isoform X2, whose protein sequence is MAAPAGRSVVFVTGNAKKLEEVIQILGDRFPYKLVSKKIDLPEYQGEPDDISIQKCKEAAQQIDGPVIVEDTCLCFKALGGLPGPYIKWFLDKLKPEGLYKLLAGFEDKSAWALCTFAFSAGKDEPVQLFRGKTEVEPVVNATPSLSSAATPNSPKR, encoded by the exons ATGGCTGCGCCTGCCGGGAGGTCGGTGGTCTTCGTGACTGGAAACGCGAAAAAACTCGAAGAG GTCATTCAGATCCTGGGAGACAGGTTTCCATACAAACTAGTGTCCAAAAAGATTGACT TGCCCGAATACCAAGGGGAGCCAGATGACATTTCCATACAGAAGTGTAAGGAGGCTGCACAGCAG ATTGACGGGCCGGTCATAGTGGAGGACACCTGTCTGTGTTTCAAGGCTCTGGGAGGCCTGCCCGGTCCTTACAT aaAGTGGTTCCTGGATAAACTCAAGCCAGAAG GCTTGTACAAACTCCTCGCTGGGTTTGAAGATAAATCGGCGTGGGCTCTCTGCACCTTTGCTTTCTCTGCTGGGAAAGATGAACCAGTGCAGCTGTTCAGAGGGAAAACGGAG GTGGAGCCAGTGGTCAACGCTACTCCTTCCCTCTCATCTGCAGCTACGCCGAACTCCCCAAAGAGGTGA
- the pigc gene encoding phosphatidylinositol N-acetylglucosaminyltransferase subunit C → MGPDGAPGPAVPWRKVLWERQPFPDNYVDQRFLGELRRNEGIRQYRYWAVAREAGFVAEQLSCVAIFITLWLYMEQSLLSPETLLWTSLACALLGYGLHRALSSQGDSGCERRTRLADLQSAAIFLSFTFGFSPVLKTLTESVSTDTVYAMSAVMLLAHLVSFPYAQPSPPGSLSLNAALFASVCLASRLPGALHTFAMITCALLVFALWPCLLQRLRGNAPGQFAGVCVGVCVAGVAGLGSQWPGGAVLLALALGSVTLLCPLLLVRLQEHKDNIQGPWDEAEIQEELSLFGN, encoded by the exons ATGGGACCAGACGGGGCCCCGGGCCCAGCTGTGCCCTGGCGCAAGGTGCTATGGGAGCGCCAGCCGTTCCCGGACAACTACGTGGACCAGCGGTTCCTGGGGGAACTGCGGCGGAACGAGGGCATCCGGCAGTACCGCTACTGGGCCGTGGCGCGAGAGGCGGGCTTCGTTGCCGAGCAGCTGTCCTGCGTGGCCATTTTCATCACCCTCTGGCTCTACATGGAGCAG AGTCTGCTGTCCCCCGAGACGCTGTTGTGGACCAGCCTCGCCTGCGCCCTGCTGGGTTACGGACTGCACCGAGCCCTGTCGTCTCAGGGCGACTCCGGCTGCGAGCGCCGGACCCGGCTGGCCGACTTGCAGAGCGCCGCcatttttctctccttcacctTCGGCTTCTCGCCGGTCCTGAAGACGCTGACGGAGTCCGTGAGCACCGACACGGTGTACGCCATGTCCGCCGTGATGCTGCTGGCCCACCTGGTGTCCTTCCCGTACGCCCAGCCCTCGCCCCCCGGCAGCCTCTCCCTGAACGCGGCCCTGTTCGCCTCGGTGTGTTTGGCCTCCAGGTTGCCCGGGGCCCTGCACACCTTCGCCATGATCACCTGTGCCCTGCTGGTGTTCGCCCTGTGGCCCTGCCTGCTGCAGAGGCTGAGGGGGAACGCCCCCGGACAGTTCGCcggggtgtgtgtgggagtgtgcgTCGCAGGGGTGGCCGGTCTGGGCTCCCAGTGGCCGGGGGGAGCCGTGCTCCTGGCCCTGGCCTTGGGGAGCGTCACGTTGCTCTGCCCGCTGCTGCTGGTCCGACTGCAGGAACACAAGGACAACATCCAGGGACCCTGGGACGAGGCCGAGATCCAGGAGGAACTCAGCCTCTTCGGCAACTGA
- the dnm3a gene encoding LOW QUALITY PROTEIN: dynamin 3a (The sequence of the model RefSeq protein was modified relative to this genomic sequence to represent the inferred CDS: inserted 2 bases in 2 codons), with translation MGNRGMDELIPLVNRLQDALSGVGGRSCSLHLPQIAVVGGQSAGKSSVLENFVGRDFLPRGSGIVTRRPLILQLLSANTEYGEFSHRKGKTFTDFDEIRGEIEAETLRLTGSNKGISPVPISLRIYSPHVLNLTLVDLPGITKVPIGDQPADIEYQIRDMIMQFICKDNCLILAVTPANSDLANSDALKLAKDVDPQGQRTIGVITKLDLMDEGTDARNILENRLLPLRRGYIGVVNRSQKDIDGKKDIRAALHAEESFFLSHPAYKHMAESTGTPYLQRILNQQLTNHIRDTLPAFRGHLQSQLLDMNKEAEEYARYRPDDPARRTKTLLQLVQRLAVDFEKLIEGSGNKVDTVNLSGGARINRIFHERFPYELVKLESDEGNLRQEINYAIRNIHGVRTGLFTPDLAFEAIVKKQISRLKGPCVQFVDMVSQELITTVYQCINQLSSFPKLQEETERIVSTEIQAQESRCRDQVVLLIDMQLAYVNTKHEDFIGFTNAQQTCRQSQKKTVAVMAGNHGAAPPSRLIVIRKGWLTISXIGIMKGGAKEYXFILSAESLSWFQDDEEKEKKYMLPLDNLKLRDVEKGFMSSKCVVAIFNTELRNVYKDYKCLELACGSPEELDSWKASLLQAGVYPRKVTVDEQGNGAPEYFTDPQLERQVETIRSLVDSYMSIIYKTFKDLMPKTVMHLMINSVKEFISSELLAQLYALGERSALMDESPEQQRHREEVLRKHAALKEALAMIAKFSTSTCTTPLPPPVDSSWIRPSSTLPETPVTKSGARGHAPCLPRVPTAPPSHGGLQRLASQPHRAAPCVPRRHPPAIPNVK, from the exons ATGGGCAACCGCGGGATGGACGAGCTGATCCCGCTGGTCAACCGGCTCCAGGACGCCCTGAGCGGCGTCGGGGGCCGGAGCTGCAGCCTCCACCTGCCGCAGATCGCCGTGGTGGGCGGCCAGAGCGCCGGCAAGAGCTCCGTCCTGGAGAACTTTGTGGGCAG AGACTTCCTTCCCCGGGGTTCAGGGATTGTCACTCGCAGACCTTTGATCCTCCAGCTGCTCAGTGCCAACACAG AGTACGGTGAATTTTCCCACCGCAAAGGGAAGACGTTCACGGACTTCGATGAGATCCGCGGAGAGATCGAGGCGGAGACGCTCCGGCTCACCGGATCCAATAAAGGCATCTCCCCGGTCCCCATCAGCCTCCGGATCTATTCACCACACG TGCTCAACCTGACTCTCGTGGACCTGCCCGGCATCACCAAGGTGCCGATCGGCGACCAGCCGGCGGACATCGAGTACCAGATACGAGACATGATCATGCAGTTCATCTGCAAGGACAACTGCCTCATCCTGGCCGTCACGCCGGCCAACAGCGACCTGGCCAACTCCGACGCACTCAAGCTGGCCAAAGACGTCGACCCGCAGG GCCAGCGCACGATTGGTGTCATCACTAAGTTGGACCTGATGGACGAGGGGACGGATGCCCGGAACATCCTGGAGAACAGGTTGCTCCCCCTgcgcagag GTTACATCGGGGTGGTGAACCGCAGTCAGAAGGACATCGACGGGAAGAAGGACATCAGGGCGGCTCTGCACGCGGAGGAGAGCTTCTTCCTGTCCCATCCGGCCTACAAACACATGGCCGAGAGCACGGGCACCCCCTATTTACAACGAATACTAAACCAG caaCTGACGAACCACATCCGGGACACCCTGCCGGCCTTCCGGGGTCACCTGCAGAGCCAGCTTCTGGACATGAACAAGGAGGCCGAGGAGTACGCCCGGTACCGACCCGACGACCCCGCACGCAGGACCAAGACGCTGCTCCA GTTGGTTCAGCGCTTGGCCGTCGACTTTGAGAAGCTGATCGAGGGCTCGGGCAACAAAGTGGACACCGTGAACCTGTCGGGAGGCGCGAGGATCAACCGGATCTTCCACGAGCGCTTCCCTTATGAACTggtcaag CTGGAGTCGGATGAGGGGAATCTGCGACAGGAGATCAACTACGCCATCAGAAACATCCACGGCGTCAG GACCGGTCTGTTCACTCCCGACTTGGCGTTCGAAGCCATCGTGAAGAAGCAGATATCGAGGCTGAAGGGGCCGTGTGTTCAATTTGTCGACATGGTCAGCCAAGAACTCATCACCACTGTGTACCAGTGCATcaaccag cTCAGCTCTTTCCCTAAACTGCaagaagagacggagagaattGTATCCACTGAAATCCAAGCGCAAGAGAGCCGATGCAGAGATCAG gTCGTGCTGCTCATCGACATGCAGCTCGCCTACGTCAACACCAAACATGAAGATTTCATCGGCTTCACTAA cgcCCAGCAGACGTGCAGGCAAAGCCAGAAGAAGACTGTGGCAGTGATGGCAGGAAACCAT GGTGCGGCCCCTCCTTCAAGACTAATA GTCATACGCAAGGGCTGGCTGACCATCA ACATCGGCATCATGAAAGGCGGAGCCAAGGAGT GGTTCATCCTCAGCGCCGAGAGCCTGTCCTGGTTTCAGGACGACGAG gagaaggagaagaagtacATGCTCCCCCTGGACAACCTGAAGCTCAGAGATGTGGAGAAGGGCTTCATGTCCAGCAAATGTGTCGTCGCTATCTTCAACACAGAGttaag GAACGTGTATAAGGACTACAAGTGCCTGGAGTTGGCCTGTGGCTCTCCGGAGGAGTTGGACAGCTGGAAGGCGTCGCTGCTGCAGGCCGGAGTCTACCCGAGAAAAGTCACC GTGGACGAGCAGGGAAATGGAGCTCCCGAGTACTTCACGGACCCCCAGCTGGAGCGTCAGGTGGAAACCATCCGAAGCCTGGTGGACTCCTACATGAGCATCATCTACAAGACCTTCAAGGACTTGATGCCAAAGACCGTTATGCACCTCATGATCAACAGC GTGAAGGAGTTCATTAGCTCCGAGCTGCTGGCCCAGCTCTACGCTCTGGGAGAACGCTCGGCGCTGATGGATGAGTCACCGGAGCAGCAGCGGCACCGGGAGGAGGTGCTCCGCAAGCACGCGGCCCTGAAGGAGGCCCTCGCCATGATCGCCAAgttctccacctccacctgcaccaccccGCTGCCTCCACCCGTGGACTCCTCCTGGATCCGGCCCTCCAG CACCCTCCCCGAGACGCCCGTGACCAAGTCGGGGGCTCGCGGCCACGCCCCGTGTCTCCCCAGGGTGCCCACCGCACCCCCGAGCCACGGCGGCCTTCAGCGGCTCGCCAGCCAGCCCCACCGTGCTGCACCCTGTGTGCCGAG GAGGCATCCTCCAGCTATCCCGAACGTGAAGTAG